Proteins encoded within one genomic window of Streptomyces profundus:
- a CDS encoding helix-turn-helix domain-containing protein has product MAEFSEFQGSPGPPGSSPLTPSHRAPGRRRRPQRHVVALAVTDGTPDFELAVPCEVFGLDRSDLADPWYELRLCAGEPGELRTANGLIVPTSHGLESLTEADTVVVSACSRSRQLEPPGELVAAVREAHRLGRRVVSLCAGAYVLAAAGLLDGRRATTHWMNATDFAHRYPAVDFDPAPLYIDEGDILTSAGTGSVIDLCLHLVRGDLGSAVANEVARRMVVPPHREGGQIQYATPRVRVRAGSGGLAPVLDWARQRLDQPLTVSRLARVAGLSERTFARRFRDTLGTTPLRWLSQERVRLAQELLETTDASVETIAHRAGFGTAPNLRHHFRRTTTVSPATYRHVFRHRAAQPRPPGPH; this is encoded by the coding sequence ATGGCCGAGTTCTCCGAATTCCAGGGATCCCCCGGACCCCCCGGATCCTCCCCGCTCACGCCCTCCCACCGCGCCCCGGGCCGCCGGCGCCGTCCCCAGCGGCATGTCGTGGCGCTGGCCGTCACGGACGGCACTCCGGACTTCGAACTGGCCGTTCCCTGCGAGGTGTTCGGGCTGGATCGCAGCGATCTGGCGGACCCGTGGTACGAGCTGCGGCTCTGTGCCGGAGAGCCCGGCGAACTGCGCACCGCCAACGGGCTGATCGTGCCCACCTCGCATGGTCTGGAGAGCCTCACCGAGGCCGACACCGTGGTGGTCTCCGCATGCTCCAGAAGCCGTCAGCTCGAACCGCCCGGGGAGCTGGTGGCGGCCGTGCGCGAGGCGCACCGCCTCGGCCGCCGCGTGGTCTCTCTCTGCGCCGGCGCCTACGTGCTGGCCGCCGCCGGCCTGTTGGACGGCCGCAGGGCCACCACGCACTGGATGAACGCCACGGACTTCGCCCACCGCTACCCCGCCGTGGACTTCGACCCGGCGCCGCTCTACATCGACGAGGGCGACATCCTGACCTCGGCGGGCACCGGCTCCGTCATCGACCTCTGTCTGCACCTCGTACGCGGCGACCTGGGCTCGGCGGTGGCCAACGAGGTGGCCCGCCGGATGGTGGTCCCGCCGCACCGGGAGGGCGGGCAGATCCAGTACGCCACGCCCCGGGTGCGCGTCAGGGCCGGCAGCGGTGGGCTCGCCCCGGTCCTGGACTGGGCGAGACAGCGCCTCGACCAGCCGCTCACGGTGTCCCGGCTGGCCCGGGTCGCCGGCCTGAGCGAGCGCACCTTCGCGCGCCGCTTCCGCGACACGCTGGGCACCACCCCGCTGCGCTGGCTGTCTCAGGAACGCGTGCGCCTGGCACAGGAGTTGCTGGAGACGACGGACGCGTCGGTGGAGACGATCGCGCACCGGGCCGGTTTCGGCACCGCGCCCAATCTCAGGCACCACTTCCGGCGCACCACCACCGTCTCCCCCGCCACCTACCGGCATGTCTTCCGGCACCGCGCGGCCCAGCCGCGCCCCCCGGGGCCGCACTGA